Proteins encoded together in one Oncorhynchus mykiss isolate Arlee chromosome 7, USDA_OmykA_1.1, whole genome shotgun sequence window:
- the LOC110527878 gene encoding microphthalmia-associated transcription factor-like: MPPGPGSTAPNSPMALLTLTSNCEKEMDDVIDDIISLETSYNDDILGFMDPGLQITNTLPVSGNLLDMYGNHGLTSSNACPGSLSNIKREFSAPGMMNILDKTASCGQFDNYQRPEGFPVAEVRAMAKERQKKDNHNLIERRRRFNINDRIKELGTLIPKSNDPDMRWNKGTILKASVDYIRKLQREQQRAKELELRQRRLEHANRHLMLRIQELEMQARAHGLAVVPSPSLCSSELMARAIKQEPILGDCPSDLYQKSGPDMSPTTTLDLNNGTIHFNDSPLDAGEPGAYGSNKASTKLKDIIDNTLSPISSLLSSVSPDASNSSSRRSSSSSMEENNPGC, translated from the exons ATGCCCCCCGGCCCAGGCAGCACTGCCCCCAACAGCCCCATGGCCCTGCTGACCCTCACCTCAAACTGTGAGAAGGAG atggacgatgtcatcgatgacATTATTAGCTTGGAAACCAGTTATAATGATGATATTCTTGGCTTTATGGACCCCGGACTCCAGATTACAAATACT CTCCCTGTATCTGGTAACCTTCTGGACATGTATGGAAACCACGGACTTACCAGCAGTAACGCCTGCCCTGGTAGTTTATCCAACATAAAAAGGGAATTCTCAG CTCCTGGCATGATGAACATACTTGACAAGACTGCATCCTGTGGCCAGTTTGACAACTACCAAAGGCCCGAGGGCTTTCCAGTTG CTGAGGTCCGAGCGATGGCCAAGGAGAGACAAAAAAAGGACAACCACAACTTAA TTGAACGAAGGAGGAGGTTCAACATCAACGATCGAATCAAAGAGCTTGGAACCTTGATTCCTAAGTCAAATGATCC GGACATGCGCTGGAATAAGGGCACCATTCTGAAGGCCTCGGTGGACTACATCAGGAAGCTGCAGAGGGAGCAGCAGAGAGCCAAGGAGCTGGAGCTTAGACAGAGGAGGCTGGAGCATGCCAACCGCCATCTGATGCTCCGCATACAG gagTTGGAGATGCAGGCGCGGGCTCATGGTCTTGCGGTTGTGCCGTCCCCTTCCCTCTGCTCCTCTGAGCTGATGGCCCGAGCCATCAAGCAGGAGCCCATCCTAGGAGACTGTCCGTCAGACCTGTACCAGAAGTCGGGCCCCGACATGTCCCCTACCACCACACTAGACCTCAACAACGGCACCATCCACTTCAATGACAGCCCTTTGGATGCAGGGGAACCAGGGGCCTATGGCTCCAACAAGGCCTCCACTAAACTGAAGGACATAATAGACAACACCCTGTCACCCATATCATCCCTTCTGTCCTCCGTGTCTCCAGACGCctccaacagcagcagcaggcgtAGCAGCAGCTCAAGCATGGAGGAGAATAATCCTGGTTGTTAG
- the LOC110527877 gene encoding 2-epi-5-epi-valiolone synthase, whose protein sequence is MSYVAITGKTHVEEPLQCHNIAVVKNNEFHLVQVNGTWKRKTVKNFNKNLKGRVSAAKIYESTTEQGTSWTVISPIVFTYKVIESLGLLDPSNDTLLLGHIRDPQQQEALRSSISTKPLRRFVVMDQTVYNLYGCQLTDYFEARNVLYRILPLTTTEENKSMELVMKILEEVHKFSLDRRTEPIIAIGGGVCLDIVGLAASLYRRRTPYIRVPTTLLSYVDASVGAKTGVNFANCKNKLGGYIPPVAAFLDLSFIQTVSRRHISNGLAEMLKMALMKHRDLFELLETHGPFLLDSKFQSDSGLHGDNKDAASVSTRVAIEAMLEELAPNLWEDDLDRLVDFGHIISPELEMKVLPSLLHGEAVNIDMSYMVYVAHERGLMTEEEKLRIIGCMVGLELPVWHQDVTLALVQHSLCERLKHSGGLVRMPLPIGLGHAEIFNDTGDESLYRAFEKWCDEQRLQ, encoded by the exons ATGTCGTATGTTGCAATCACCGGGAAGACACATGTGGAAGAGCCACTGCAATGCCACAATATAGCAGTGGTAAAGAATAACGAGTTTCATTTAGTTCAAGTCAATGGTACATGGAAACGCAAAACGGTAAAGAATTTTAATAAAAACTTGAAAGGTCGAGTATCAGCTGCCAAAAT CTATGAGAGCACCACGGAGCAAGGCACCTCCTGGACAGTGATCAGTCCCATCGTCTTCACCTACAAGGTGATTGAGTCCCTGGGCCTGCTGGACCCCAGCAACGACACCCTGCTCCTGGGCCACATCAGGGACCCCCAGCAGCAGGAGGCCCTGAGGAGCAGCATCAGCACCAAGCCCCTGAGGCGCTTCGTGGTCATGGACCAGACCGTCTACAACCTCTATGGCTGCCAGCTCACAGACTACTTTGAGGCTCGTAATGTTCTCTACAGGATCCTGCCCTTGACCACCACAGAGGAAAACAAGTCCATGGAGCTGGTGATGAAGATCCTGGAGGAGGTCCATAAGTTCTCCCTGGACAGACGCACAGAGCCCATTATTGCTATTGGTGGAGGGGTCTGCCTGGACATCGTGGGCCTGGCGGCTTCCCTCTACAGGAGACGCACCCCCTACATCCGTGTCCCTACCACCCTCCTCTCCTATGTCGACGCCAGCGTGGGGGCAAAGACTGGGGTGAACTTTGCCAACTGTAAAAATAAGCTGGGTGGCTACATCCCCCCGGTGGCTGCTTTCCTAGACCTGTCCTTCATTCAAACGGTTTCCCGAAGACACATCTCCAATGGGCTGGCCGAAATGTTAAAG ATGGCCTTGATGAAACACAGAGATCTCTTTGAGCTGTTGGAGACCCACGGTCCGTTCCTGTTGGACTCCAAGTTCCAGTCTGACAGCGGTCTTCATGGGGACAACAAAGACGCTGCCTCCGTGTCCACGCGCGTGGCCATAGAAGCCATGCTAGAGGAGCTGGCCCCCAACCTGTGGGAGGACGATTTGGACAGACTGGTAGACTTTGGTCACATTATCAGCCCAGAGCTGGAAATG AAGGTGCTCCCGTCCTTGCTGCACGGAGAGGCGGTCAACATCGATATGTCCTACATGGTGTATGTGGCCCATGAGAGAGGCCTCATGACAGAGGAAGAAAAGCTGCGGATTATAGGCTGCATGGTGGGGCTGGAGCTGCCTGTGTGGCATCAGGACGTTACTTTGGCACTGGTGCAGCACTCACTTTGTGAGAGGCTGAAGCACTCTGGTGGACTGGTCAGGATGCCTCTACCCATTGGCCTAGGGCACGCAG AGATCTTCAATGACACGGGTGATGAAAGCCTGTACAGAGCGTTTGAGAAGTGGTGTGATGAGCAGCGACTACAGTGA